In Dyadobacter subterraneus, a single genomic region encodes these proteins:
- a CDS encoding SusC/RagA family TonB-linked outer membrane protein, producing the protein MKKVLLWSILWICSCSSLLWAQDRQVTGTVTSGEDGSYLPGVNVVLKGTSVGTTTDTKGSYKISVPNGGSLTFSFIGFKTQDVVLGNKSVVDVGLVPDFQQLGEVVITTAGGFQTKTKELGTAAAVVTSQVLTAGKAVNIASGLQGKVAGFQISGTSSGVNPEYRLVLRGQRSLTGNNQALVVLDNVIVPSNVLSNLNPNDVDQVVILNGSGAAALYGSQASNGAVLITTKRGKNGRTEISLSQTVQAQQVAFLPKIQKKFGAGGSAYGINGVGSPTYSYLENQSYGPAFDGVVRPIGSPLEDGSQDSTAYSYKNGHDKFWNVGLTSQTDFSLTSGDDKSSLYVSGQFVKTQGTTPGDKFNRANLRVNGSRKIGKIVNVTYSTSFAPNRYDITSQTGTIYSSMLNMPSNVDITKYKNWRTDKFANPNGFYNPWYLNPYFVAETNREIDKNDYLTGNLEIKITPIKGLDLIARQGISSRYFTNKYTNEGFTYTDYAKNTESSSKSDIPASVTETSNNTMQLLTDVLAQFNKTVGVFNFNLIAGGQLTQNDAKYLTTGISGLVVKDLYNLSNGTGSPSYAEADFRTRQVGAYGKLTVGFKDFLFLNATGRNDWDSRLAANNRSFFYPSVDLSFVASEAIPLIHQSKIINYLKIRGGLSKVGQVNLGNGSDPNNFGAYQLLPTFSSNTSYGTANGFPYGSLAGYSLSNTLVSNNLKPEITKGYEVGFDLNLLDDRITTNVTWFDTKTDNQTVTTSLSNSTGFSNLLTNVGQTQSKGLELSLHVTPVRTEHWNVTLGGNYTYLKNTVNYISADLPTLTLSTSGNAISSAVAGMSFPVIMGYDYERDPQGRVIVNSSTGLPTQTENLQVLGNATAKNRVGMDANISYKSLRLSVLFEYRGGYKVFNGIGTEMDWSGTGYRTAVYNRESFVFPNSVYQAADGTYVENKTITIANGNGNNGFWSDGINRNVTSNYVTSGNFIKLREISLSYSLPSSLLSKSHFIKDVTISAQGRNLFLWMAKDNLYTDPEYSSAGAGNNGTGLNSLNQTPPSRYFGGTVAFKF; encoded by the coding sequence ATGAAGAAAGTTTTACTGTGGAGCATCCTCTGGATATGCTCCTGCTCATCTTTGCTATGGGCTCAGGACAGACAGGTTACAGGTACTGTAACGTCTGGGGAAGACGGGTCATATTTGCCCGGTGTAAACGTTGTCTTAAAAGGTACAAGTGTAGGAACTACAACGGATACAAAAGGAAGCTACAAAATCAGTGTACCGAACGGAGGAAGTCTTACTTTTTCCTTTATCGGTTTTAAAACGCAGGATGTTGTTTTGGGTAATAAATCGGTGGTTGACGTAGGTTTGGTTCCCGATTTTCAGCAGTTGGGAGAAGTTGTTATTACCACAGCAGGTGGTTTTCAAACTAAAACCAAAGAATTAGGTACAGCCGCGGCGGTGGTTACCTCCCAGGTTCTTACCGCCGGAAAAGCAGTGAATATTGCAAGTGGTTTGCAAGGTAAAGTAGCCGGTTTTCAGATTAGTGGGACAAGCAGTGGGGTGAATCCGGAATATCGTCTTGTTTTACGTGGACAGCGTTCACTTACCGGTAACAACCAGGCACTTGTGGTTTTGGATAATGTGATTGTTCCTTCCAATGTATTGAGCAATTTGAACCCAAATGACGTTGATCAGGTCGTAATTTTGAATGGTTCCGGAGCTGCTGCACTTTATGGTTCGCAGGCGTCAAATGGTGCTGTTTTGATTACCACCAAAAGAGGTAAAAACGGTAGAACTGAAATTAGCTTATCTCAAACAGTACAGGCTCAGCAAGTTGCATTTTTACCAAAAATCCAGAAAAAATTTGGTGCGGGTGGTAGCGCTTATGGAATCAACGGCGTGGGTTCTCCTACGTATAGCTATTTGGAAAACCAGTCGTATGGGCCCGCATTTGACGGTGTTGTAAGACCAATCGGTTCTCCATTAGAAGATGGAAGCCAGGATTCTACTGCTTACTCCTATAAAAACGGACATGACAAATTCTGGAATGTCGGCCTTACTAGCCAGACTGATTTTTCCCTTACCAGCGGTGATGATAAATCAAGTTTGTATGTATCCGGCCAGTTTGTAAAAACCCAAGGAACAACCCCGGGTGACAAATTCAACCGTGCCAATTTACGTGTGAATGGTTCACGCAAAATTGGTAAAATCGTGAATGTTACATACAGTACTTCTTTTGCTCCAAACCGTTACGATATCACTTCCCAAACAGGAACGATTTATTCAAGTATGTTGAATATGCCGTCGAACGTGGATATAACAAAATATAAAAACTGGCGTACTGACAAGTTTGCCAACCCGAACGGATTTTACAATCCATGGTATCTGAACCCGTATTTTGTAGCTGAAACCAATCGTGAAATCGATAAAAATGATTATCTGACTGGTAACCTTGAAATTAAAATTACTCCAATCAAAGGATTGGATCTGATTGCACGTCAGGGTATTTCAAGCAGATATTTTACAAATAAATACACAAATGAAGGCTTCACTTATACTGACTATGCAAAAAATACCGAGTCAAGCTCGAAATCGGATATTCCTGCATCAGTAACAGAAACAAGCAATAACACTATGCAGCTTTTGACTGACGTGCTGGCGCAGTTCAACAAAACGGTCGGCGTGTTCAACTTCAACCTTATTGCAGGCGGTCAGTTAACTCAAAATGATGCAAAATATTTGACCACCGGAATCAGTGGTCTTGTTGTAAAAGATTTGTATAACCTGAGCAACGGTACTGGTTCACCTTCTTATGCAGAAGCTGATTTCAGAACACGTCAGGTGGGTGCTTACGGAAAATTGACTGTTGGTTTTAAAGACTTCCTTTTCCTGAATGCAACTGGCCGTAATGACTGGGATTCAAGATTGGCAGCAAACAACCGTTCGTTTTTCTATCCATCGGTTGATCTTTCGTTTGTAGCAAGTGAAGCAATTCCTTTGATTCACCAAAGCAAAATCATCAACTATTTGAAAATTCGCGGCGGGTTGTCAAAAGTTGGTCAGGTAAACCTTGGAAATGGTTCAGATCCTAACAATTTCGGTGCTTACCAGCTTCTGCCAACATTCAGCAGTAACACAAGTTATGGTACAGCGAATGGTTTTCCTTACGGAAGCCTGGCCGGTTATTCCCTAAGTAACACGCTGGTATCAAACAACTTGAAACCTGAAATTACAAAAGGTTATGAAGTAGGTTTTGACTTAAATCTTCTTGACGACCGCATTACAACCAACGTTACCTGGTTCGATACAAAAACCGATAATCAAACTGTGACAACGTCTTTGTCCAACAGTACAGGTTTCAGCAATTTGCTTACCAATGTCGGACAAACACAAAGCAAAGGACTTGAATTAAGCCTGCACGTAACTCCGGTAAGAACTGAACACTGGAATGTAACGCTTGGTGGAAATTACACTTACCTGAAAAATACAGTTAATTATATTTCCGCAGATTTGCCAACTCTGACGCTGTCAACTTCTGGTAACGCTATTTCTTCTGCCGTTGCGGGTATGTCTTTCCCGGTAATTATGGGTTATGATTATGAAAGAGATCCACAAGGACGCGTGATCGTTAACTCTTCAACTGGGTTGCCAACACAAACGGAAAACCTTCAGGTTCTTGGAAATGCTACTGCGAAAAACCGTGTAGGTATGGATGCAAACATCAGCTACAAATCACTTCGTCTTTCAGTTTTGTTTGAATACCGTGGCGGATACAAAGTATTCAACGGTATCGGTACAGAAATGGACTGGTCAGGAACGGGTTACAGAACTGCTGTTTATAACCGCGAAAGTTTTGTATTCCCAAATTCTGTGTACCAGGCTGCGGACGGAACTTACGTAGAAAACAAAACAATTACCATTGCTAACGGAAACGGAAATAATGGATTCTGGTCTGACGGTATCAACCGTAATGTTACTTCAAACTACGTTACATCCGGTAATTTCATCAAACTAAGAGAGATTTCTCTTTCTTATTCTCTGCCTTCTTCATTGCTGAGCAAATCGCATTTTATCAAAGATGTTACCATCAGTGCTCAGGGACGGAATTTATTTCTTTGGATGGCAAAAGACAACTTGTATACAGATCCTGAATACAGCAGCGCAGGTGCAGGTAATAACGGTACAGGTCTTAACAGCTTAAACCAGACACCTCCTTCACGCTATTTTGGTGGTACGGTGGCGTTTAAATTTTAA
- a CDS encoding SusD/RagB family nutrient-binding outer membrane lipoprotein — protein MKKIHIATFLILSVLGTSCNDYLDVNTNTNQATTVSPELVLPQAIAATAQVLNRYNTYGMETGGYGANAGGYGGFNELVTYNYNSNNFSDLWPNTYDNLQDFQYIIDNTEGKDSYGFYNAAAKIMKAHGFQLLVDTYGNVPYTDALKGANLLTPKYDEAAAIYTDLAAQLDIAIATINKGNAAKEAGTTMINLGAADVLFKGDMTKWLQLANTIKLRLIVRATGKTTFANTAFDVAGFLKEDALINPGYTRDANRQNPQWNQWAYTYTGSAATKSWIPTNFILSFYDGSKLKDEGRGSAIYYKFPATGVNQLGVENNSVPSSPTGGFWYSGTDRTGTTAGDVPGTLKGPDAGYPVITVAESDFLQAEAVVRGILKTGDAKTLFESGIKASFDYIYQLPDGTLSGDAAGDAAKYIADNQSTYLANFTLATTDARKIEAIITQKYIALNFVNSNEGWNEYRRTGYPAVSGTSARGTFASTVSQSPRPDRLPTRILYPASEASFNAANLPQGISPFTTLIFWAK, from the coding sequence ATGAAAAAAATACATATAGCTACTTTTCTGATTTTATCAGTGCTTGGTACGTCATGTAATGACTATCTGGATGTTAACACCAATACAAACCAGGCTACAACGGTTTCACCTGAACTTGTACTTCCACAGGCAATTGCAGCAACAGCTCAGGTTTTGAACCGATACAATACCTATGGAATGGAAACCGGCGGCTATGGAGCCAATGCGGGTGGATATGGAGGTTTTAATGAATTGGTTACTTACAACTACAACTCTAACAACTTCTCTGATCTTTGGCCAAATACCTATGACAATCTTCAGGATTTTCAATATATCATTGATAATACCGAAGGAAAAGATAGCTACGGTTTTTACAACGCAGCAGCAAAAATCATGAAAGCACATGGTTTTCAGTTACTTGTTGATACTTATGGCAACGTTCCCTACACTGACGCTTTAAAAGGAGCAAATCTTTTGACTCCTAAATATGATGAAGCGGCGGCAATTTACACAGATCTTGCAGCACAGCTTGACATTGCCATTGCTACAATTAATAAAGGAAACGCAGCAAAAGAAGCAGGTACAACCATGATCAATCTTGGTGCGGCGGATGTTCTTTTTAAAGGTGACATGACAAAATGGTTGCAGCTGGCAAATACAATCAAGTTAAGACTTATTGTACGTGCGACGGGTAAAACTACTTTTGCAAATACCGCTTTTGATGTAGCAGGTTTCTTAAAAGAAGATGCATTGATCAACCCTGGATATACAAGAGATGCCAACAGACAAAATCCGCAATGGAATCAGTGGGCATATACTTACACCGGATCAGCTGCTACAAAATCCTGGATCCCGACCAACTTCATTTTGAGTTTTTACGATGGAAGTAAGTTGAAAGATGAAGGAAGAGGAAGTGCTATTTACTACAAATTTCCGGCGACAGGCGTAAACCAGCTTGGTGTTGAAAATAACTCTGTACCATCAAGCCCAACCGGTGGATTCTGGTATTCAGGAACGGACCGCACAGGAACTACCGCGGGTGACGTGCCAGGTACTTTAAAAGGTCCGGATGCAGGTTATCCTGTGATCACAGTTGCTGAAAGTGATTTTCTTCAGGCGGAAGCAGTTGTAAGAGGAATATTGAAAACCGGAGATGCAAAAACGCTTTTTGAAAGTGGAATAAAAGCTTCTTTTGATTATATCTACCAATTACCGGATGGCACGCTTTCAGGTGATGCAGCTGGTGATGCAGCAAAATACATCGCCGATAATCAGTCAACTTATCTTGCAAACTTTACGCTGGCAACAACAGACGCCCGTAAAATCGAAGCGATCATTACCCAGAAATATATAGCGCTGAATTTTGTAAACAGTAATGAAGGCTGGAATGAATATCGCCGGACTGGCTACCCTGCTGTGAGTGGTACAAGTGCACGCGGAACTTTTGCATCAACAGTTTCTCAAAGCCCTCGCCCGGACAGACTGCCTACCAGAATATTGTATCCGGCTTCAGAAGCTTCATTCAATGCAGCTAATTTACCGCAAGGAATCAGTCCTTTCACAACACTTATTTTCTGGGCAAAATAA
- a CDS encoding DUF1735 domain-containing protein has product MKRSIIKSIFFLAAAFSLTSCLDGDDQNIPADSSQSILELLYVPPGGTTINSGLTYYADAALTYPATDEADTATFVVSLQGSKELSKDLTINLVVDANAANDNFASDSIDYKIMPDSLFTLISKTAVIKAGQRSAEFKVIFYPSKINATENYALPVTATNDGNIDISSNFGHIYFHAIGNPIGGAYSWNYDRYNSQDKSGAYSGFQDATIFSPVNPTTVKAESGYLAVHYLISFTNTDGILSDFSAVIDPDDVADIFAANTVTIITAPTITVSENNTKFVLNYVVFNGTAYRNISDTFYK; this is encoded by the coding sequence ATGAAACGATCCATAATAAAATCTATATTTTTTCTGGCAGCGGCATTCAGTCTGACATCATGTCTGGACGGTGATGACCAGAATATTCCAGCTGATTCTTCACAATCAATTCTTGAACTTTTGTATGTACCACCAGGAGGAACTACCATTAATTCAGGATTGACCTACTATGCTGACGCCGCATTAACCTATCCGGCAACGGATGAGGCTGATACTGCTACTTTTGTAGTGTCACTTCAAGGATCAAAGGAATTAAGTAAAGACCTGACTATAAATCTGGTTGTGGATGCAAATGCTGCGAATGATAATTTTGCCAGTGATTCTATTGACTACAAAATAATGCCTGATAGTCTGTTTACCTTGATCAGCAAAACAGCTGTGATCAAGGCTGGGCAACGTTCTGCGGAGTTTAAGGTAATTTTCTACCCGTCCAAAATTAATGCAACTGAAAATTACGCTTTGCCGGTTACTGCGACCAATGACGGAAATATTGACATAAGCTCAAACTTTGGCCATATCTATTTCCATGCTATTGGAAATCCAATTGGTGGAGCTTATTCCTGGAATTATGACCGGTACAACAGCCAAGATAAATCAGGTGCATACAGTGGCTTTCAGGACGCGACTATTTTCTCTCCTGTAAATCCAACTACCGTAAAAGCTGAATCAGGTTATTTGGCAGTACATTATCTAATATCATTTACAAATACAGATGGCATACTATCCGACTTCTCTGCGGTAATTGATCCTGATGACGTAGCCGATATTTTTGCCGCAAATACAGTTACTATTATTACCGCACCTACAATTACTGTAAGTGAAAACAACACCAAGTTTGTTTTAAACTATGTTGTATTTAACGGTACTGCTTATAGAAATATATCAGACACTTTCTACAAATAA
- a CDS encoding SusC/RagA family TonB-linked outer membrane protein, which yields MRKILLSLLGCLLLLGLQAHAQDRTLTGKVVAEDGSTLPGVNISVKGTNRGSTTDAKGEYSLSVSQGATLVFSFIGFQSQEVLVGSQSVLNVTLKNDVSQLQEVVVTAQGIERKRNELVYAAQQVTADQITQTRNPNLMSALSGKLSGVDIKVSNTMGGSTNVVIRGFKSITGNNQALWVIDGVPVSNANNNTATQQTGGAGVDYGNAASDINPDNIASINVLKGAAATALYGSRASNGVIMVTTKKGKKNSFDVTVNSGVTWGKIDKTTFPTYQKEYGEGYVSTFKTADLGAGVGAVAPFDVDASFGPKFEGQPVYQWDAIDKFSPNYKKQTPWLAAKNGPDTFYKTAVTSNQSINISGGGDASTFKVGFTRSDETGVLPNSSLKKNLFNFGGSYDLTKKLSVSASVNFSNVKGMGRNNTGYNGKNPNQGFRQWWPVSVDIQQQKEAYFRNQQNVTWNWANIQGTNPIFADNPYYSRYKNYSNDTRDHYQGSTAVNYKLADWVSFTGRFSYDGTNDTQEERISVGSAAVPSYARFDRNFHETNLDLLINFRKSITKDLSFTGLLGSNMRRSKESSIRATTNGGLVVPNLYSLSNSVSAIEAPTEIVRQIGVDGVFANASFDYKGLINLELAARQDKSTTLPTGSNTYFYPSVGANFNFSELAALKSQTWLTHGKLRANYAEVGNDAPWGAVYDTYDKPTGIGTIPYFSLPNTKNNGQLKSERTKSYEAGIEAAFLNDRVGFDFTAYKTSTQDQILPVTVTSATGYTARYVNSGEMQNKGIEISAYVTPIKTEDFSWTMNVNFTRNRNKVVSLYGDVTNVQIASLQGGVTLNAGLKLDPVTGKVIGGLPFGVIRGTNFTYLNGEKVVGTNGIYKPTASSGEIIGNPNPDWLGGVTNTVKYKSLALSFLVDVRHGGSIFSLDQWYGEGSGLYPITAGNNELGNPKRDDVYQRDAAGKYLLDAAGKKIQAANPGGVLFPGVQADGQPNTVRAENIDGNSLSAYGYTSNAPRAMYVYDASYVKLREASISYNLPQSVVGKLKAFKEISVSVIGRNLWIIHKNMKYSDPEDGLSSGTSNGAGGYQSGSYPTVRSYGFNVKFRF from the coding sequence ATGAGGAAGATTCTATTATCTTTATTGGGATGCTTGTTGCTTTTAGGCCTTCAAGCGCACGCCCAAGATCGCACTCTGACTGGAAAGGTCGTTGCAGAAGACGGCTCGACTCTACCCGGTGTTAACATTTCGGTTAAAGGTACTAACCGTGGATCGACAACAGACGCAAAAGGAGAATATTCACTTTCAGTTTCACAAGGTGCAACCCTTGTTTTCAGTTTTATCGGATTTCAAAGCCAGGAAGTTCTTGTTGGTTCTCAATCCGTACTAAATGTTACTTTAAAAAATGACGTTAGCCAGCTTCAGGAAGTTGTTGTAACAGCTCAGGGTATTGAAAGAAAACGTAATGAACTGGTTTATGCTGCACAACAAGTTACAGCTGATCAAATCACGCAAACACGTAACCCTAACTTAATGAGCGCATTATCAGGAAAACTTTCTGGTGTGGATATTAAAGTAAGTAACACGATGGGTGGTTCTACAAACGTAGTTATCCGTGGTTTCAAATCCATTACAGGAAATAACCAGGCTCTTTGGGTAATTGACGGGGTGCCAGTATCAAACGCAAATAACAACACAGCTACACAACAGACCGGTGGAGCAGGTGTCGATTACGGTAATGCAGCTTCTGATATCAACCCTGATAACATTGCTTCTATCAACGTACTTAAAGGTGCAGCAGCAACTGCTCTTTATGGATCTCGCGCTTCAAATGGTGTGATCATGGTTACAACCAAAAAAGGCAAGAAAAACAGCTTCGATGTTACAGTAAACAGTGGTGTGACGTGGGGAAAAATTGACAAAACTACTTTCCCAACTTATCAGAAAGAATACGGTGAAGGTTATGTAAGTACTTTCAAAACAGCAGACCTTGGCGCTGGTGTTGGTGCTGTTGCTCCTTTTGATGTGGATGCGTCTTTCGGTCCTAAATTTGAAGGACAGCCTGTTTATCAGTGGGATGCTATTGATAAGTTCTCTCCTAACTATAAAAAACAAACTCCTTGGTTAGCAGCGAAAAATGGTCCTGATACTTTTTATAAAACTGCTGTAACTTCTAATCAAAGTATCAACATCAGTGGTGGTGGTGACGCTTCTACTTTTAAAGTTGGATTTACAAGAAGTGATGAAACAGGTGTTTTGCCAAACAGTTCTTTGAAAAAGAATTTGTTCAACTTTGGTGGATCTTATGACCTAACTAAAAAATTATCGGTTTCTGCATCTGTTAACTTTTCTAATGTAAAAGGAATGGGCAGAAACAACACAGGTTACAATGGTAAAAACCCTAACCAGGGCTTTAGACAATGGTGGCCGGTAAGTGTTGATATTCAGCAACAGAAAGAAGCATATTTCAGAAATCAACAAAACGTAACTTGGAACTGGGCAAACATCCAGGGAACAAACCCGATTTTTGCTGATAACCCTTATTACAGCCGTTACAAAAACTATTCAAATGATACACGGGATCACTATCAGGGAAGTACTGCTGTGAATTACAAACTTGCTGACTGGGTGAGCTTCACAGGTAGATTCTCTTACGACGGAACTAATGATACACAGGAAGAGCGTATCTCTGTTGGTAGTGCCGCTGTTCCTTCTTATGCAAGATTTGACCGTAATTTCCACGAAACAAACCTTGACCTTTTGATCAATTTCCGTAAAAGCATTACGAAAGATCTTAGTTTCACTGGTTTGTTGGGAAGCAACATGCGCAGATCCAAAGAATCATCAATCAGAGCTACAACAAACGGAGGTTTGGTAGTACCTAATCTTTATTCTTTATCAAACTCGGTTAGTGCGATTGAAGCACCTACGGAAATTGTTAGACAAATTGGTGTTGACGGAGTTTTTGCAAATGCTTCTTTTGACTACAAAGGTCTTATCAACCTTGAACTTGCTGCAAGACAAGATAAATCTACGACATTACCAACTGGCTCAAACACGTATTTCTATCCATCAGTTGGAGCTAACTTTAACTTCTCTGAACTGGCCGCTTTAAAAAGCCAAACATGGTTAACACATGGTAAATTAAGAGCTAACTATGCAGAAGTAGGTAATGATGCACCTTGGGGAGCTGTTTATGACACATATGATAAACCAACTGGTATTGGTACAATTCCTTATTTCTCTTTGCCAAATACAAAAAACAACGGTCAGCTTAAATCTGAAAGAACAAAAAGTTATGAAGCTGGTATTGAAGCCGCATTCCTTAATGATCGCGTAGGTTTTGACTTTACTGCTTACAAAACAAGTACACAAGATCAGATTTTGCCAGTAACAGTGACTTCTGCAACGGGGTACACAGCTCGTTATGTAAACTCAGGGGAAATGCAGAACAAGGGTATCGAGATTTCTGCTTATGTAACCCCAATCAAAACGGAAGATTTTTCATGGACGATGAACGTGAATTTTACCCGTAACAGAAATAAAGTTGTAAGCCTTTATGGTGATGTAACGAACGTTCAAATTGCTTCTTTGCAAGGTGGTGTAACATTGAACGCAGGTTTGAAACTTGATCCGGTAACAGGAAAAGTAATCGGCGGCCTACCTTTCGGTGTAATCAGAGGAACAAACTTCACTTACTTGAACGGAGAAAAAGTTGTCGGAACAAACGGTATTTACAAACCAACTGCAAGCTCAGGCGAAATCATTGGCAATCCAAACCCGGATTGGTTGGGTGGTGTTACCAACACAGTTAAATACAAATCACTTGCTTTGAGCTTCCTTGTTGACGTTCGTCATGGCGGCAGCATTTTCTCACTTGACCAATGGTATGGTGAAGGTTCAGGTCTTTATCCGATCACTGCCGGAAATAACGAATTGGGAAATCCAAAAAGAGACGACGTGTATCAAAGAGACGCTGCCGGTAAATATCTTTTAGATGCTGCTGGCAAGAAAATTCAGGCTGCAAACCCAGGCGGAGTTTTATTCCCAGGTGTTCAGGCAGACGGGCAACCTAATACTGTAAGAGCTGAAAACATTGATGGTAACAGCTTGTCAGCGTATGGTTATACCTCCAATGCTCCTCGTGCCATGTATGTTTATGATGCGAGTTATGTAAAATTGAGAGAAGCTTCTATCTCATACAATCTTCCTCAGTCCGTAGTTGGTAAACTTAAAGCCTTCAAAGAAATCAGTGTTTCCGTGATCGGCCGTAACCTTTGGATCATTCACAAAAACATGAAGTATTCAGATCCCGAAGATGGTTTGAGCTCAGGTACATCAAACGGCGCAGGTGGTTACCAAAGTGGATCATACCCAACAGTAAGAAGTTATGGTTTCAATGTTAAATTCCGTTTCTAG
- a CDS encoding SusD/RagB family nutrient-binding outer membrane lipoprotein, protein MKKSLVILFSFILLTSCVDSLDDYNVDTKKATVVPAVTLFSNSLKGLIDAITTPNVSNNNFRLYVQQWAETTYLDEQRYNLTARAIPQALWQSIYRDVISDLTESRRLINADPLITAESKANQLAQIEIIEVLSWSILVNTFGDIPYTEAMNPLNPLPKFDDAKTVYYSLLDRLDAALAQLNTTGTAFAAGDLIYKGDISKWRAFGNSLKLRLALVIADSDAAKAKTLIAAAAPNVFKANTDKAAFPYVGTPPNYNPVAANLNSLYTTRQDYVVTSVFVDPMNELNDPRRSSYFTTVGGVYKGGNYGFANTYADFSKVGTKIVDPTLEGLFMDYSEVEFGLAEAIERGFITGDAADHYNKAITASITYWGGTAADASTYLAQPKVAYATATGDYKQKIGFQKWLALYNRGWESWVEWRRLDYPKLLPPTGGSAPAGLQIPVRIIYPINEQTLNGANLKAAATAIGGDLASTKLWWDKF, encoded by the coding sequence ATGAAAAAGTCACTAGTCATTTTATTCTCCTTCATACTGCTCACCAGTTGCGTAGACAGTCTGGACGATTACAATGTCGACACCAAGAAGGCTACGGTTGTTCCTGCGGTTACATTGTTTTCAAATTCACTTAAAGGTTTAATTGATGCGATTACAACACCAAACGTAAGTAATAACAACTTTCGTTTGTACGTTCAGCAATGGGCAGAAACGACGTATCTTGATGAACAGCGTTACAACCTTACTGCTCGTGCAATTCCTCAGGCACTATGGCAGAGCATTTACCGTGATGTTATTTCTGATTTGACTGAGTCAAGAAGACTGATCAATGCTGATCCATTAATTACTGCTGAATCGAAAGCAAACCAGTTAGCTCAGATTGAGATTATTGAAGTACTTTCATGGTCAATTCTCGTGAATACTTTTGGAGACATTCCTTATACTGAGGCAATGAACCCATTGAATCCGCTACCTAAATTTGACGACGCTAAAACTGTTTATTATTCTCTTTTAGATCGTCTTGATGCTGCATTGGCCCAGCTTAACACAACAGGAACAGCTTTTGCCGCAGGAGACTTGATTTACAAAGGAGACATTTCAAAATGGAGAGCATTTGGTAATTCTTTGAAACTAAGACTTGCACTTGTCATTGCTGACAGCGATGCTGCAAAAGCAAAAACACTTATCGCAGCAGCAGCACCAAATGTATTCAAAGCGAATACTGATAAAGCGGCTTTTCCATATGTTGGCACGCCCCCTAATTACAATCCAGTAGCAGCAAACCTTAACTCTTTGTACACAACACGTCAGGATTATGTTGTTACAAGTGTTTTTGTTGATCCGATGAATGAACTGAATGACCCAAGAAGATCAAGTTACTTCACAACAGTTGGAGGCGTATATAAAGGAGGAAACTACGGTTTTGCCAATACTTACGCAGATTTCTCGAAAGTGGGTACCAAAATCGTAGACCCTACGCTTGAAGGACTATTCATGGACTATTCAGAAGTTGAATTTGGATTAGCCGAAGCCATTGAAAGAGGTTTCATCACAGGTGATGCAGCAGATCATTACAACAAAGCAATAACAGCTTCTATCACATATTGGGGAGGTACAGCTGCTGATGCATCTACTTACCTTGCACAGCCAAAAGTTGCTTATGCTACTGCCACAGGTGATTACAAACAAAAAATCGGTTTCCAGAAATGGCTTGCGCTATACAACAGAGGATGGGAATCGTGGGTGGAATGGAGAAGACTGGATTACCCTAAGTTGCTTCCTCCAACAGGCGGAAGTGCTCCGGCAGGTCTTCAGATCCCGGTTCGTATCATTTATCCAATCAACGAACAAACGTTGAACGGTGCTAACCTGAAAGCGGCGGCAACTGCCATCGGTGGAGATTTAGCTTCTACTAAATTGTGGTGGGATAAGTTCTAA